In a genomic window of Babylonia areolata isolate BAREFJ2019XMU chromosome 3, ASM4173473v1, whole genome shotgun sequence:
- the LOC143279968 gene encoding laminin subunit alpha-like gives MVDGMESPEPGVGSAKVSSADTNDPLYIGGVPDASAKGIQTSDNYVGCIRNLRLNDQPQALSSGQVTGDIQLDSCPVN, from the exons ATGGTGGATGGAATGGAGTCCCCTGAGCCAGGTGTGGGCTCAGCCAAGGTGTCATCAGCCGACACTAACGACCCCCTATACATTGGAGGGGTGCCTG ATGCCAGTGCTAAAGGCATCCAGACCTCGGACAACTATGTTGGATGCATACGCAACCTACGACTGAACGACCAGCCTCAGGCTCTGTCCAGTGGTCAGGTGACTGGTGACATTCAGCTGGATTCCTGCCCTGTGAACTAG